The sequence GGTGTTTCAGGtcagtttttcttaatttgattcttttagCTGTGATGTCTTTGCTTTTCTATAGAAGCGAAAAAGACATGAACAAAAGATTTTATTACACGCATATATAATGACCCGATTCTTGTAGTAAACGGATTTCTACATACCTTGGTTTCAGGTGGAGTCACTTCCATGGATGATTTCTTGGTAGAATTCTTCCCAGATGTTTACAGAAGGAAGCACGCACATCTCCGCGAGACAGATTACTGCAAATATGATGACCAAGTCTTGACTCTCTTTACATCCTCGTTGTACTTTGCGGCCCTCGTTAGCACCATCGGGGCCTCATATGTAACAAGAAGCCGAGGTAGGAGGGCTAGCATCCTTGTTGGAGCTGTCAGCTTCTTTACAGGAGCACTTGTCAATGCTTTTGCAAAGAACATTGCAATGCTGATCATAGGACGATGCTTTCTTGGTGCGGGCATTGGATTCAGCAACCAAGTAATGAATTTAGCCCACTActctgaaataataataataataatgttatgtAATGGTTCTCTGTTTAATTTACTGATTGTAATCTTGCTGGGATTTTGGTATAGGCTGTTCCCTTGTACCTATCAGAAATGGCTCCGGCAAAAGTCCGAGGTGCAGTTAATCAACTTTTTCAACTGACAACCTGCTTAGGAATCCTAGTAGcaaacttcataaattatggAACCGAAAAGATTCATCCATGGGGATGGAGGCTATCTCTTGGCTTAGCTACAGTTCCTGCAACAATAATGTTTGTTGGTGGTATTTTCCTACCTGAGACCCCTAACAGTCTTGTAGAACAAGGAAAACTAGAGGAAGCCAGAAGAGTATTGGAGAAAGTTAGAGGCACAACGCGGGTTGATGCTGAGTTTGCTGATCTTGTTGATGCAAGTAATGAAGCAAGAGCTATAAAGCATCCTTTTAGGAATCTTCTTGCGAAGAAGAACCGACCCCAGTTCATAATTGGGGCCTTGGCGATCCCTGCATTTCAACAACTCACTGGCATGAACTCCATACTCTTCTACGCTCCCGTCTTATTTCAGAGCTTGGGTTTTAGCAACGACGCATCTCTGTTTTCATCTGTGATAACTAATGCAGCACTTGTTGTTGGTGCACTCATTTCAATGGCTTTAGTAGACAAATTTGGCAGAAGAGCTTTCTTCTTGGAAGCCGGGGCTGAAATGTTCTTCGTCATGGTAATAACtctcttttaagttttaatcaACCCtgtaaaaacatatatatatatatatatatatatatatatgcacagcatatagttaaaatattatagCACCCCATATCCATAACTGTCTTTGTTTGATTTGCAGATTGCTGTGGCCATAACTTTGGCCTTGAAGTTCGGAGAAGGAGAGCCAATCCCCAAAGGAATTGGCATCTTCCTTGTGGTTGCCATTTGTTTGTTTGTCCTGGCTTATGGAAGGTCATGGGGTCCTCTTGGATGGCTTGTTCCAAGTGAGCTCTTCCCCTTGGAGATGAGGTCTGCTGGTCAGAGCGTGGTGGTCTGCGTCAACATGATCTTCACAGCTTTGATAGCACAGTGTTTCCTCATCTCACTCTGTCACCTTAAATATGGGATTTTCTTGCTGTTCGGTGGTTTAATTTTCATCATGAGTGCCTTCATCTACTTCCTCCTGCCAGAAACAAAGCAAGTACCGATCGAGGAGGTGTATCTTCTCTGGCAAAATCACTGGTTCTGGAAGAGGATAGTGGGACCCGGGCCTGCGTCAGCATCACAAGTATAGATAATAATCTGCTGGAATATGgaaaacatagtttttgttATGGATTATGTTCTACAAGGACTCTGCAATGTCTGTAAAAGTacattattaatttcacaagCCCTCTCAGTTTCAAAAAAGGAATACGTTATGCATTTGATGATGTCTGAAATCCATTACGCTcagaaatatgattttttttggtgattggATAATGTGTTTGAGGTATTCATGCTATTAGATTTTTTCTCCATGGCAAAGGGAAGGTGGTATAGTTAGATCTAAAAATCCTAACACTGCAAATCAGTTATTTTTGGGTGGTTTTGTGGAATTTCAAAGCTTAAACtagtattttttagataaaaaaatataataaatatacaataacaaaaaaaaaaaatctaaaaataaagttatttattttttcctaagttattataattatttttctttttaaattcgaCACATCGAttatcattttctattttttcttatttaattgaaatgtaGTCAActtatttgataaattcaacTCTATAacatcacatatttttttagataacaaTTTAGCAAGTTCATCTACCCCAGGCTTCCTTGTGGTAATGAATCTACATAATGTTCGTCGAgatcttttcttcttcaaactTTTGAACTCTTCCTCTCGCTAACTCCCATGTTGTGACTTGTTTAGCTTCCAAATCCCCAATATTTtcttgcttctctctctctcttgagcCGCAGCCTTACATGGTCAGTGACTATAAACAAGACCAGGAAGAAAAGACTGGGAAAAGCAACTGCCTTTTGATAAACCTCGTCAGCATCCAGATTTTCATCTAGGAGGACAACTGCACTCCCAATTTCAACAGCTTTTTTCTACAATTCTAAAACCCTCTTGCATAATACTCACTGGACTAGTCAGTTCACTAAAATCTTGCGCACCAAGCATTTTGGAGCTCTTTCCAGAGAGGAGTCAGATTCCGATGACGTAGTAGTTAGCGTTCGATCAATATACCCTAAAATCAACCAATATTGCCTGCCAGCATTATCTGGTGAGGTTTTACTTGCATAGATTTCTGTAGTGGTTGAAATAGAAACCTTAGCAGCAGACGTCTCATCTATGTCTTTTTCGGAGAGAACCTCTCCTTGCTCTTCAGAATCTATAGATGTCTTCATATTCAATGTGCTCGCATCTTTAACTAAGAAAGGGAGTTTCATTTTGTTGTGGAAGAGAAAAACATTACAAAACTACCTCTAATCTAATTGCTGGCTCACATTTGTCCAAATATCAACAGTACTCCACACTCTCCTTCTCCCGATGCGCATGTTTTATGCCTCAAACCATCTCTCCCTGCCCCCGCCCCTAACTACATTTAGCatccttctttctttcaaacAACCAGAAACatacccatatatatatatatatatatatatatattccattcAAGCACCCATCAACCAACTCTTTAATCTCCTCTTGCCTCAAAGCCTCGCCTAATATCTCCTCTCTATTCTTCACCTACCGTGTAGCCTGAACCGGCTTTAGTCCCTTCTTATCCGGGGAGGCAAAACAAACCAATCAATCTCTTTCAACTTCTCCTCGCGCAGTTTCAACGGCTTTACCTTCCGCGTCTCCATGCAGCTGTACTTGAACTCGAACGGCGTGCCGTCTCTTACGCCGTCCTCGCTTAGCTTGATGTCGGCTTTCATGTCAATGGGTGGTTAGGCGTTGTTTTGCGGTTGGGGTATTCTGGTAATTTTGCTGTGAAATGCGGGGTGGAATCTTTTCGGGGGTTAGGACTGTTTGGATTTATTATTGAGGGGGGGGTGAAGGTGTGTCGGtggatattaaaataaagaattttctTCGGTTGGGTTATTCAGGTCGTGATTAGTGACGATGTTGGTAGCAGAAGTGAAGCGGCGATGGCGTTGTTCCATCGAGAGAAGCTAAACTCGGTGGACGGGCGGTGGGATGGGTTAGGGTATGGTGGTGCAAAGATTGGGAATGGGattggaaataattttttagcgCCATGAACGGAAATGGTGACGGCTGTTGAACTTCTAGAGTGGATGAGTGGGGGTTTAGGAAGAAAGAACTGGGAAGAGATGAAACGGTGTCGGTTTTTGTTGgggattatttttattgtagtgGTCTGGTTGTAATTTTAGGCAAATAATAAGGACAGGTTGTGTTCATGAAAAGGACAAGAGGATTAGATACGGAGAGACAGTCACCGACAGACAGCTGACAGTGGCTGGGCTACTTACTGAAAAGCTAATCGAGGTCGTTCTTTCATGGAGGGAGCTCTAAAAGGTAACACTACTTCAGTTTTCATGGCTTTGTTGTTGATTTAGTAAGGTTTTTAAGTTCCTaaggttttttgtgttttctggcGTGTGGTGCTTAATTTGGCAACCTCTTGTCTCCTTTGGTAACTGAGAGAAGCAGCTTTCGGTGGACTATCCTTCGATTAGTTTCTAATATGAGAAAAGACTTCAACGTTTGGCTATTGATTTGGATAAACTTTCCCAGATTCTTCATTTGGTTAGTCAAGGCTTAGCTTCAAAAACTTGCAAGGGAGggagtgattttttatttttttatttttttttatgcctgtCGGATTGCTGAGCTTGATTTAAATAGTTTGGTGATAGCACACTTGTGTGATATGGAAACCTCTGCCCTTTTTCAGAGGTTATGTCTTGTAGAGATTAGGAGATTGCTGATGGTTATTGGTGTGGCCATTATTGTCATCATTCTTTTTCAATGTTTTGCACTTCCCTATGGGAAAGGCTGGTCTGTATCATCTGCTGATGAGGGTTCTGTAGTTATGGTGATCAGCAATCCCATCTTATCCAACAGTTCAAAGTCAAGCATACGTGTATTTCATATCATGACAAATGGTTCTGATTCATCTGATTTGGGTGAAGAAGCTGGGGATgaggatgaaatagaaaacacagatGCAGACTATGAGTTGTCATCTAGTAAGATTGAACAAAATGATGTCTTGCTCAAGTTGGGGGAAATGCTCGGTAAAAGTACAGACAATACTTCTTCACAGGAAAAATCTATAGAAACTGGAAGCAAACAGCTGAAGCAGGTTGGCGAAACTGAAATCTTGGAAGCAACCACGAGCTCAACATTTGGAGGAATTCAAAGCAATGATGGCACTGTGCCAAGTGTATTATTTGGTATTTCTAAAAAGAATGGGGAAAATAGGGATAGAGATTCAATAACCTCTGACTCATTCTTCCCTACCAAGGTAATTTCTTTGGACCATATGGAGACGCAAACCAAGAATGATGAATTATTGCAGACCATTTCTGTCACTTTGAACAATAATTCTACGAGGGATAGTATATCCACATTGAAGAGGTGGGAGCATTCCACGTCAATATCCCAAATGAATTCACTATTGCTTCATAGTCTTGTTTATTCCCATTCTATGGTAAGAATTCATAGTTTCAAGAATCTGTTTGAATGGTAGGAAGGAGTTTTGTTTGTTGGAACTTTCActtatttcttttattggtAATAGAAGCCACGACGGTTGTCTGTTCGTGATCGTGAACTTCTGTCAGCAAAATTGGAGATAGAGAATGCTCCTTGTGTAGATAACCCTCCTGGACTCTATGCCTCTGCCTTTCGAAATATTTCCATGTTCAAAAGGTGAGCCTCTTTAAATTTTcagtattttatataattatatctatgaactatttcatatttaatgtttcttctctcttttaatCACCTGGTAAGTTATTCTACATGTGAGGAATGCCTTATGGTGTGGTAAAATATTGGTAAGACTAGCATATGTGCAGTGATCTAGAATACTGGGCAGTATCTGGGGTATTTGTGGGTCGCAGAAGATTTTTATCCATTCTGCAGCATATCTAGACATCTACATGCCAATCTCTGTAGCATTGTGAAATTTTTGGCCAAGATAATGATTTTTCTACATGCAACCTGttgtgttctctctctctctaccttacccccccccccccccccccaatcaCAACATAATTAACTACCTAATATTTGAAGCAGGGAACACTAGTATTTTGCTTCATGAACATTCATTCACAGTATGCTAATGGTTTTACTTGCATTGTATTTTTCCAATAATTTCAGTTCCTTGATTACTTGACTCAATAACAttctgagattgatgaatcttaATATTGCTCTGACCTCTGGGATCTAGTACATCAACTGCAAAATTATGCCTGCATGCAGCTCCACCTGAGTTCCTGAAGAGAtaccatgtgtttttgaatACTTGATCTGCATGATGGTTGGAGAATTACCTCTTATAGAAACTGAGCTAAAGCTTCCATATATTTCATTTGCAGGAGTTACGAGTTGATGGAACGCATGCTCAAAGTTTATGTCTATAAGGAAGGAGAAAAACCCATATTTCACCAGTCAAAGATGAGGGGAATATATGCCTCAGAAGGATGGTTTATGAAGCTGATAGAGGGAAACAAAAAGTTTGTAGTGCGGGACCCAAGAAAAGCTCATCTGTTTTACTTACCATTTAGTCCGCATATGTTAAGGATGGCCCTGTTTGATCACAATTCTCACAATCAAAAGGAACTCGCAGAATTTTTGAAGAACTATGTGGATTTAGTTGCTAAAAAGTATAGTTTCTGGAATAGAACTGGAGGAACAGATCATTTTCTTGTTGGCTGTCATGACTGGGTATGCTTTACAGTTCTGTGCATCATACAAATTTAATTCATGGG is a genomic window of Populus alba chromosome 18, ASM523922v2, whole genome shotgun sequence containing:
- the LOC118051629 gene encoding probable glycosyltransferase At3g07620 isoform X2, producing METSALFQRLCLVEIRRLLMVIGVAIIVIILFQCFALPYGKGWSVSSADEGSVVMVISNPILSNSSKSSIRVFHIMTNGSDSSDLGEEAGDEDEIENTDADYELSSSKIEQNDVLLKLGEMLGKSTDNTSSQEKSIETGSKQLKQVGETEILEATTSSTFGGIQSNDGTVPSVLFGISKKNGENRDRDSITSDSFFPTKVISLDHMETQTKNDELLQTISVTLNNNSTRDSISTLKRWEHSTSISQMNSLLLHSLVYSHSMPRRLSVRDRELLSAKLEIENAPCVDNPPGLYASAFRNISMFKRSYELMERMLKVYVYKEGEKPIFHQSKMRGIYASEGWFMKLIEGNKKFVVRDPRKAHLFYLPFSPHMLRMALFDHNSHNQKELAEFLKNYVDLVAKKYSFWNRTGGTDHFLVGCHDWASQMTRHHMRNCIRVLCNSNVAKGFKIGKDTTLPVTYIRSAENPLKELGGKSPSERPILAFFAGNMHGYLRPILLEYWENKEPDMKILGPMSRDIAGKRRYREYMKRSKYCICARGYEVHTPRVVESIFYECVPVIISDNYVPPLFEVLNWEAFSVFIQEKDIPNLRNILLSIPQEKYVAMQLGVKKVQQHFLWHKKPVKYDLFHMILHSVWHSRVFQMESK
- the LOC118051631 gene encoding sugar transport protein 14, producing the protein MAGGFVDAGNLKRAHLYEYRITGYFIFACIVAALGGSLFGYDLGVSGGVTSMDDFLVEFFPDVYRRKHAHLRETDYCKYDDQVLTLFTSSLYFAALVSTIGASYVTRSRGRRASILVGAVSFFTGALVNAFAKNIAMLIIGRCFLGAGIGFSNQAVPLYLSEMAPAKVRGAVNQLFQLTTCLGILVANFINYGTEKIHPWGWRLSLGLATVPATIMFVGGIFLPETPNSLVEQGKLEEARRVLEKVRGTTRVDAEFADLVDASNEARAIKHPFRNLLAKKNRPQFIIGALAIPAFQQLTGMNSILFYAPVLFQSLGFSNDASLFSSVITNAALVVGALISMALVDKFGRRAFFLEAGAEMFFVMIAVAITLALKFGEGEPIPKGIGIFLVVAICLFVLAYGRSWGPLGWLVPSELFPLEMRSAGQSVVVCVNMIFTALIAQCFLISLCHLKYGIFLLFGGLIFIMSAFIYFLLPETKQVPIEEVYLLWQNHWFWKRIVGPGPASASQV
- the LOC118051629 gene encoding probable glycosyltransferase At3g07620 isoform X1, coding for METSALFQRLCLVEIRRLLMVIGVAIIVIILFQCFALPYGKGWSVSSADEGSVVMVISNPILSNSSKSSIRVFHIMTNGSDSSDLGEEAGDEDEIENTDADYELSSSKIEQNDVLLKLGEMLGKSTDNTSSQEKSIETGSKQLKQVGETEILEATTSSTFGGIQSNDGTVPSVLFGISKKNGENRDRDSITSDSFFPTKVISLDHMETQTKNDELLQTISVTLNNNSTRDSISTLKRWEHSTSISQMNSLLLHSLVYSHSMKPRRLSVRDRELLSAKLEIENAPCVDNPPGLYASAFRNISMFKRSYELMERMLKVYVYKEGEKPIFHQSKMRGIYASEGWFMKLIEGNKKFVVRDPRKAHLFYLPFSPHMLRMALFDHNSHNQKELAEFLKNYVDLVAKKYSFWNRTGGTDHFLVGCHDWASQMTRHHMRNCIRVLCNSNVAKGFKIGKDTTLPVTYIRSAENPLKELGGKSPSERPILAFFAGNMHGYLRPILLEYWENKEPDMKILGPMSRDIAGKRRYREYMKRSKYCICARGYEVHTPRVVESIFYECVPVIISDNYVPPLFEVLNWEAFSVFIQEKDIPNLRNILLSIPQEKYVAMQLGVKKVQQHFLWHKKPVKYDLFHMILHSVWHSRVFQMESK